In Streptomyces sp. NBC_00091, the following proteins share a genomic window:
- a CDS encoding ABC transporter ATP-binding protein: protein MTVIATESLSKRYPRVTALDRLSLDIGPGVTGLVGANGAGKSTLIKILLGLSPATEGRAAVLGLDVATHGSAIRERVGYMPEHDCLPPDVSATEFVVHMARMSGLPPTAARERTADTLRHVGLYEERYRPIGGYSTGMKQRVKLAQALVHDPQLVLLDEPTNGLDPVGRDEMLGLIRRVHTDFGISVLVTSHLLGELERTCDHVVVVDGGKLLRSSSTSDFTQTTATLAVEVTDSDAHPDGTAALRKALAAAGLTLHAGEEQGLPGAGHILLVEATGEDAYDTVRDTVADLGLGLVRMEQRRHHIAEVFRDNGLPTSNAHQKGAGSDGA, encoded by the coding sequence GTGACTGTCATCGCGACCGAAAGCCTGAGCAAGCGGTACCCCCGAGTGACCGCCCTCGACCGGCTCTCCCTGGACATCGGGCCCGGCGTAACCGGCCTCGTGGGCGCCAACGGAGCCGGCAAGTCCACGCTGATCAAGATCCTGCTCGGACTGTCCCCCGCCACCGAGGGCCGCGCCGCCGTACTCGGACTCGACGTCGCCACGCATGGCAGCGCGATCCGGGAGCGGGTCGGCTACATGCCCGAACACGACTGCCTGCCACCCGACGTCTCGGCCACCGAGTTCGTCGTCCACATGGCGCGCATGTCCGGGCTGCCGCCGACCGCCGCCCGCGAGCGCACCGCCGACACGCTGCGGCACGTCGGGCTGTACGAGGAGCGCTACCGTCCCATCGGCGGCTACTCCACCGGAATGAAGCAGCGGGTCAAGCTGGCCCAGGCGCTGGTCCACGACCCCCAGCTGGTCCTCCTCGACGAGCCGACCAACGGCCTCGACCCGGTCGGCCGCGACGAGATGCTCGGCCTGATCCGCCGCGTCCACACCGACTTCGGCATCTCGGTCCTGGTCACCTCCCACCTCCTCGGCGAGCTGGAGCGGACCTGCGACCACGTGGTGGTCGTCGACGGCGGCAAGCTGCTGCGCTCCAGCTCCACCAGCGACTTCACCCAGACCACGGCCACCCTCGCGGTCGAGGTCACCGACTCCGACGCGCACCCGGACGGCACCGCCGCCCTGCGCAAGGCGCTCGCCGCGGCGGGCCTCACCCTCCACGCGGGCGAGGAGCAGGGCCTGCCCGGAGCCGGCCACATCCTCCTCGTCGAGGCCACCGGCGAGGACGCCTACGACACCGTCCGCGACACCGTCGCCGACCTCGGTCTCGGCCTGGTCCGCATGGAACAGCGCCGCCACCACATCGCCGAGGTCTTCCGCGACAACGGCCTGCCGACGTCCAACGCCCACCAGAAGGGAGCCGGCTCCGATGGCGCCTGA
- a CDS encoding M24 family metallopeptidase: MTGDTKQRTAHDSGQLSAELRGFREVQRLAYECAETVAAQLRPGVTEREAARMQRDWLRERGVRDWFHLPFAWFGDRTAFANFKIPLQFFPTSRRLEPGMPFILDMAPVYRGYAADIGYSGSLGLNPVQDRLMSDLRPHRELILEQVRERRPLREIYENVERLMTRQGYANRHRAYPFGVIAHKIDRVKERRWSPTAFGFGTQSLKGLASDALHGHREGWSPLWSPYHFSDHPPQPGLWAVEPHLGFRGTGAKFEEILVVTDSRDPAESAFWLDDDLPHVRRWAEEKAA, encoded by the coding sequence ATGACTGGGGACACCAAGCAGCGCACCGCGCACGACTCCGGGCAGCTCTCCGCCGAGCTGCGCGGCTTCAGGGAGGTCCAGCGCCTCGCCTACGAGTGCGCGGAGACCGTGGCGGCGCAGCTGCGCCCGGGCGTGACCGAGCGCGAAGCGGCGCGGATGCAGCGGGACTGGCTGCGCGAGCGCGGGGTGCGGGACTGGTTCCACCTGCCCTTCGCCTGGTTCGGGGACCGCACCGCCTTCGCGAACTTCAAGATCCCCCTCCAGTTCTTCCCGACCTCGCGGCGGCTGGAGCCGGGGATGCCGTTCATCCTCGACATGGCGCCGGTGTACCGGGGGTACGCGGCCGACATCGGCTACTCCGGCAGCCTCGGCCTCAACCCGGTGCAGGACCGGCTGATGTCCGATCTGCGCCCGCACCGGGAGCTGATCCTGGAGCAGGTGCGCGAGCGCCGCCCGCTGCGCGAGATCTACGAGAACGTCGAGCGGCTGATGACCCGCCAGGGGTACGCCAACCGGCACCGGGCCTACCCCTTCGGCGTCATCGCGCACAAGATAGACCGGGTCAAGGAGCGCCGCTGGTCCCCGACCGCCTTCGGGTTCGGCACCCAGTCCCTCAAGGGGCTGGCCTCGGACGCCCTGCACGGGCACCGGGAGGGCTGGTCTCCGCTGTGGAGTCCCTACCACTTCTCCGACCACCCGCCGCAGCCCGGCCTGTGGGCGGTGGAGCCGCACCTGGGCTTCCGGGGCACCGGCGCGAAGTTCGAGGAGATCCTGGTCGTCACCGACTCCCGGGACCCCGCGGAGAGCGCGTTCTGGCTGGACGACGACCTGCCGCACGTGCGGCGCTGGGCTGAGGAGAAGGCGGCATGA
- a CDS encoding SDR family oxidoreductase — translation MSGTALAAARERRVSTGGIELCVVELGEADRPTVLLVHGYPDSKEVWSEVAERLAARFHVVLYDVRGHGRSSAPVPLRGGFTLEKLTDDFLAVADAVSPDRPVHLVGHDWGSVQGWEFATVARTEGRIASFTSMSGPSLDHFGHWIKKRMTRPTPRRAAQLLSQGSKSWYVGMLHTPVLPELAWRGPLGKRWPKVLERFEGVPAGAYPTDSLPSDAAHGAWLYRDNVRARLRRPRADAYAHVPVQLIVATGDAFLSERLYDDLERWAPDLVRRTLPAKHWIPRTRPDQVAAWISEFVTAREEPAARAPEQRAPGKYADRFGGQLVLVTGAASGIGRATAFAFAEAGARVVAVDRDGEGAARTADMARLVGAPEAWGECVDVSDEQAMEKLAAKVAAEYGIVDVLVNNAGIGLSGSFLETSSEDWKKVLDVNLWGVVHGCRIFGKQMAERGQGGHIVNTASAAAYLPSRTLPAYSTSKAAVLMLSECLRAELASKSIGVSAICPGIVNTNITATSRFAGVDAAEEKRRQERSSRLYGLRNFPPEKVADAILLAVVKNRAVVPVTPESKGALWMSRFAPNALRRLARLEPKL, via the coding sequence ATGAGCGGGACGGCACTGGCGGCTGCGCGCGAGCGCCGGGTGAGCACGGGCGGGATCGAGCTGTGCGTCGTCGAACTCGGCGAGGCGGACCGGCCGACCGTACTGCTGGTGCACGGCTACCCGGACAGCAAGGAGGTCTGGTCGGAGGTCGCCGAGCGGCTCGCGGCCCGCTTCCACGTGGTGCTGTACGACGTACGCGGCCACGGGCGCTCCTCGGCTCCGGTACCGCTGCGCGGGGGCTTCACCCTGGAGAAGCTGACGGACGACTTCCTGGCCGTGGCGGACGCGGTCAGTCCGGACCGTCCCGTGCACCTGGTCGGCCACGACTGGGGCTCCGTCCAGGGCTGGGAGTTCGCGACGGTCGCCCGTACCGAGGGCCGGATCGCCTCCTTCACCTCCATGTCGGGGCCCTCCCTCGACCACTTCGGGCACTGGATCAAGAAGCGGATGACCCGGCCCACCCCGCGCCGGGCCGCCCAGCTGCTGAGCCAGGGCTCCAAGTCCTGGTACGTCGGCATGCTGCACACGCCGGTGCTGCCGGAGCTCGCCTGGCGCGGGCCGCTCGGCAAGCGCTGGCCCAAGGTGCTCGAGCGGTTCGAGGGCGTCCCGGCCGGCGCGTACCCGACGGACTCGCTCCCCTCCGACGCGGCGCACGGCGCCTGGCTCTACCGCGACAACGTACGGGCCCGCCTGCGCAGGCCCCGCGCCGACGCGTACGCGCACGTACCCGTGCAGCTGATCGTCGCGACCGGGGACGCCTTCCTCTCCGAGCGGCTCTACGACGACCTGGAGCGCTGGGCTCCGGACCTGGTGCGGCGGACCCTGCCCGCGAAGCACTGGATCCCCAGGACCCGGCCGGACCAGGTGGCGGCGTGGATCTCCGAGTTCGTCACGGCCCGGGAGGAGCCGGCCGCGCGGGCGCCGGAGCAGCGGGCTCCGGGCAAGTACGCGGACCGGTTCGGCGGTCAGCTGGTGCTCGTCACCGGCGCGGCCAGCGGGATCGGGCGGGCCACCGCCTTCGCGTTCGCCGAGGCCGGGGCCCGGGTCGTGGCCGTGGACCGGGACGGCGAGGGCGCGGCCCGCACCGCCGACATGGCCCGGCTCGTCGGCGCACCGGAGGCCTGGGGCGAGTGCGTCGACGTCAGTGACGAGCAGGCGATGGAGAAGCTCGCGGCGAAGGTCGCCGCCGAGTACGGGATCGTCGACGTACTGGTCAACAATGCCGGGATCGGGCTGTCGGGGTCCTTCCTGGAGACCAGCTCCGAGGACTGGAAGAAGGTCCTGGACGTCAACCTGTGGGGGGTCGTCCACGGCTGCCGGATCTTCGGGAAGCAGATGGCAGAGCGCGGCCAGGGCGGCCACATCGTCAACACCGCCTCCGCCGCCGCCTATCTCCCCTCCAGGACCCTGCCCGCGTACAGCACCTCCAAGGCCGCGGTGCTGATGCTGAGCGAATGCCTGCGCGCGGAGCTGGCCTCCAAGTCGATCGGGGTCTCGGCGATCTGCCCGGGCATCGTCAACACCAACATCACCGCCACCTCCCGGTTCGCCGGGGTGGACGCGGCCGAGGAGAAGCGCCGCCAGGAGCGCTCCTCGCGGCTGTACGGGCTGCGCAACTTCCCGCCGGAAAAGGTCGCGGACGCCATCCTGCTGGCGGTGGTGAAGAACCGGGCCGTCGTACCCGTGACCCCCGAGTCCAAGGGCGCCCTGTGGATGTCCCGCTTCGCGCCGAACGCGCTGCGGCGGCTCGCGAGGCTGGAGCCCAAGCTGTGA
- a CDS encoding MerR family transcriptional regulator, which translates to MSDQAVAEYRIEDLAHHSGATVRTIRAYQDRGLLPKPERRGRSNVYRDTHLARLRQIADLLDRGYTLASIKELLEAWDAGRGLGGVLGLVAEVHGPWTDEEADRISREELNARFGGLPDDDAVDEACELGVLERIPGRPDEFLVPSPQELAVAAELYTAGVPLGAITGHLRELRGQVEHIASRFLEFTTEHVFARYLGPVPPTDADAAEAATMVRRLRPLAQQTVDAELARAMRLFATRHLQRHLGAPGAVQPTGPTLVALPAGTVRAVQELVGPEHVAEFVRAATERELQARTMNDLASRGGGR; encoded by the coding sequence TTGTCCGATCAGGCGGTAGCCGAGTACCGGATCGAGGATCTGGCCCATCACAGCGGGGCGACGGTGCGCACGATCCGGGCGTACCAGGACCGCGGCCTGCTGCCGAAGCCGGAGCGCCGGGGCCGGTCCAACGTCTACCGGGACACGCATCTGGCGCGGCTGCGCCAGATCGCGGACCTGCTGGACCGCGGCTACACCCTGGCCTCCATCAAGGAGCTGCTGGAGGCCTGGGACGCGGGGCGCGGGCTGGGCGGCGTACTGGGCCTGGTCGCGGAAGTGCACGGGCCGTGGACCGACGAGGAGGCCGACCGGATCAGCCGGGAGGAGCTCAACGCCCGGTTCGGCGGCCTGCCCGACGACGACGCGGTGGACGAGGCCTGCGAGCTGGGGGTGCTGGAGCGGATCCCCGGGCGCCCGGACGAGTTCCTCGTGCCCTCCCCGCAGGAGCTGGCGGTCGCGGCCGAGCTGTACACGGCCGGCGTGCCCCTCGGGGCGATCACCGGGCACCTGCGCGAGCTGCGCGGGCAGGTGGAGCACATCGCCTCGCGCTTCCTGGAGTTCACCACCGAGCACGTCTTCGCCCGCTACCTCGGGCCGGTACCGCCGACGGACGCGGACGCGGCGGAGGCGGCGACGATGGTCCGCCGGCTGCGGCCACTGGCCCAGCAGACGGTGGACGCCGAGCTGGCGCGGGCGATGCGGCTGTTCGCGACCCGGCACCTCCAGCGCCACCTGGGCGCCCCGGGCGCGGTGCAGCCGACGGGGCCGACCCTGGTGGCCCTGCCCGCCGGGACGGTACGGGCGGTGCAGGAGCTGGTGGGGCCGGAACACGTGGCGGAGTTCGTCCGGGCCGCGACGGAGCGGGAGCTCCAGGCCCGGACGATGAACGATCTGGCCAGCAGGGGCGGCGGCCGGTAA
- a CDS encoding aquaporin, whose protein sequence is MTNKASLLRRVAAELIGTASLLVVVIGSGIQAEALSRDTGVALVANSLASAIGLGLIITLFGPLSGAHLNPVVTLTAWWARRTGGEGLDAREAFAYAAAQTAGAIGGAVLAETMFGRAPGTFSTQVRDGGHLLVGEIVATAGLVLVIQGLGRIGRPRLIPAAVAAYIAAAIWFTSSGSFANPAGTVGRAFSDSFTGIAPQSLPGFVVAQLLGGVLGLALATLLYGRERHDRTAGLPRSGQVEAEIPVADMPRTGAAFEATA, encoded by the coding sequence ATGACAAATAAGGCTTCACTGCTGCGGCGGGTGGCGGCCGAACTCATCGGCACCGCAAGCCTGCTCGTGGTGGTGATCGGCTCCGGCATTCAGGCCGAGGCCCTCAGCCGCGACACCGGTGTCGCCCTCGTCGCCAACTCGCTCGCCTCCGCGATCGGCCTCGGCCTGATCATCACCCTGTTCGGGCCCCTCTCAGGCGCCCACCTCAACCCGGTCGTCACCCTCACCGCCTGGTGGGCACGGCGCACCGGCGGCGAGGGGCTCGACGCGCGGGAGGCCTTCGCCTACGCCGCCGCCCAGACCGCCGGAGCCATCGGCGGCGCCGTCCTGGCGGAGACGATGTTCGGCCGTGCCCCGGGGACCTTCTCCACCCAGGTCCGCGACGGCGGCCACCTGCTGGTCGGCGAGATCGTCGCCACCGCCGGACTGGTCCTGGTCATCCAGGGACTCGGCCGCATCGGCCGGCCGAGGCTGATCCCGGCCGCGGTCGCCGCGTACATCGCCGCCGCGATCTGGTTCACCTCCTCGGGGTCCTTCGCCAACCCCGCGGGCACCGTCGGGCGCGCCTTCAGCGACTCCTTCACCGGTATCGCCCCGCAGTCGCTGCCCGGGTTCGTCGTGGCGCAGCTGCTCGGCGGCGTCCTCGGACTCGCCCTGGCCACGCTCCTGTACGGCCGTGAGCGCCACGACCGGACGGCGGGGCTGCCCCGGTCCGGTCAGGTGGAGGCAGAGATTCCGGTGGCTGATATGCCGCGCACCGGTGCCGCGTTCGAGGCCACCGCCTGA
- a CDS encoding RNA 2'-phosphotransferase: MDDRRTVKVSKYVSKHLRHQPERIGLVLDPQGWVEIDDLLRAAAEHGFPFSRAELDHVVAANDKQRFAVDGTRIRASQGHTVAVDLGLPEAEPPAYLYHGTVAAALDSIRAEGLRPMARHHVHLSPDRETATRVGARRGRPVVLAVDAAAMRTAGHVFRISANGVWLAEAVPPEFLRFQ, encoded by the coding sequence ATGGATGACCGACGCACCGTGAAGGTGTCCAAATACGTCTCGAAACACCTGCGGCATCAGCCGGAACGGATCGGACTGGTGCTCGACCCCCAGGGCTGGGTGGAGATCGACGATCTCCTGCGGGCCGCCGCGGAGCACGGATTCCCCTTCAGCAGGGCCGAGCTCGACCATGTGGTCGCCGCCAACGACAAGCAGCGCTTCGCCGTCGACGGGACCCGCATCCGGGCCAGCCAGGGGCACACCGTCGCCGTGGACCTGGGCCTCCCGGAGGCCGAACCGCCCGCGTACCTCTACCACGGCACCGTCGCCGCGGCCCTGGACTCGATCCGCGCCGAGGGCCTGCGCCCGATGGCCCGCCACCACGTGCACCTCTCGCCCGACCGCGAGACGGCGACCAGGGTGGGTGCGCGCAGGGGCCGGCCGGTGGTCCTCGCCGTGGACGCCGCGGCGATGCGCACGGCCGGGCACGTGTTCCGGATCAGCGCCAACGGGGTCTGGCTGGCGGAAGCCGTACCGCCGGAATTCCTCCGCTTCCAGTGA
- a CDS encoding HSP90 family protein produces MTSVSPVNNFQVDLRGLVDLLSHHLYSSPRVYVRELLQNAVDAVTARHAHEPGAEVRIRLSASAGRVTIEDSGIGLTAAEAHSLLATIGRSSKRGGDGAAELRGLETTRQEFLGQFGIGLLACFVVARQIRVVTRSARDPQAAPVEWLATDDGSYTVRELPHDARPEPGTTVHLEARPGAEEWTEPATVERLARDYGSLLPYAITFDDGLGGAPRPVTDRPAVWDRAFPTPATRRVALAGHCAQLFGFTPLDSIDLDLPVAGVRGVAYVLPEPTSPAHRAGHRVHLKGMLLTDQADNLLPDWAFFVRAVLDTDTLRPTASRENLYDDETLAAVREALGARVRAWLAELAASEPDRLAAFLSVHHLGVKSLARHDAELLGLMLPWLPFETSDGSMSLEEFTAAHPEIHFTRTVEEFRQIAPIAAAHGLGVVNAGYTYDADLLALLPSVRPDLKVTELDASAVTERLDPVPTSVELSLAAFLSTARTRLEPQSCDVVLRAFQPVAVPALYLDDRQARQERDRTAALESADSLWSGILGSLRGSGPRARLVLNHNNPLIRRIAGLPDPTLAGTAVESLYGQALLMSQRPLRPADSTLLNRAFLGLLEWATHSVNTPATPDGPATESRTESQEDEK; encoded by the coding sequence ATGACATCCGTGTCCCCCGTCAACAACTTCCAGGTCGACCTGCGCGGGCTGGTCGACCTGCTCTCCCACCACCTCTATTCCAGCCCCCGCGTCTACGTCCGCGAACTCCTCCAGAACGCCGTCGACGCCGTGACCGCCCGCCACGCGCACGAGCCCGGCGCGGAAGTCCGCATCCGCCTGTCCGCCTCGGCCGGCCGGGTCACCATCGAGGACTCCGGCATCGGCCTGACCGCCGCCGAGGCCCACTCCCTCCTCGCCACCATCGGCCGCAGCTCCAAGCGCGGCGGCGACGGCGCCGCCGAACTGCGGGGCCTGGAGACCACCCGCCAGGAGTTCCTGGGCCAGTTCGGCATCGGCCTCCTCGCCTGCTTCGTCGTCGCCCGGCAGATCCGGGTCGTCACCCGCTCCGCCCGCGACCCCCAGGCCGCGCCCGTCGAGTGGCTGGCCACCGACGACGGCTCGTACACCGTGCGCGAACTGCCCCACGACGCACGCCCGGAGCCCGGCACCACCGTCCACCTCGAGGCCCGACCGGGCGCCGAGGAGTGGACCGAACCCGCCACGGTCGAGCGGCTCGCCCGCGACTACGGCTCCCTGCTGCCCTACGCCATCACCTTCGACGACGGCCTCGGCGGCGCCCCCCGCCCCGTCACCGACCGGCCCGCCGTATGGGACCGCGCCTTCCCCACCCCGGCCACCCGCCGCGTCGCGCTCGCCGGGCACTGCGCGCAGCTCTTCGGTTTCACCCCGCTCGACAGCATCGACCTCGACCTGCCGGTCGCCGGGGTGCGCGGAGTCGCGTACGTCCTGCCCGAGCCGACCAGCCCCGCCCACCGGGCCGGACACCGCGTCCACCTCAAGGGCATGCTGCTGACCGACCAGGCCGACAACCTGCTGCCCGACTGGGCCTTCTTCGTCCGCGCCGTGCTCGACACCGACACCCTGCGGCCCACGGCCTCCCGCGAGAACCTCTACGACGACGAGACCCTGGCCGCCGTACGCGAAGCCCTCGGCGCCCGCGTCCGGGCCTGGCTGGCCGAGCTCGCCGCCAGCGAACCGGACCGCCTGGCCGCCTTCCTGAGCGTCCACCACCTCGGCGTGAAGTCCCTGGCCCGGCACGACGCCGAGCTGCTCGGCCTGATGCTGCCGTGGCTGCCGTTCGAGACCAGCGACGGATCGATGAGCCTGGAGGAGTTCACGGCCGCCCACCCCGAGATCCACTTCACGCGCACCGTCGAGGAGTTCCGCCAGATCGCGCCGATCGCGGCGGCCCACGGCCTCGGCGTCGTCAACGCCGGCTACACCTACGACGCCGACCTGCTGGCGCTGCTGCCCTCGGTGCGCCCCGACCTCAAGGTCACCGAGCTGGACGCGAGCGCCGTCACCGAGCGCCTCGACCCGGTCCCCACCAGCGTCGAACTGTCCCTGGCCGCCTTCCTCTCCACCGCCCGCACCCGCCTGGAACCCCAGAGCTGCGATGTGGTCCTGCGCGCCTTCCAGCCCGTGGCCGTCCCCGCGCTCTACCTCGACGACCGCCAGGCCCGCCAGGAACGGGACCGCACCGCCGCGCTCGAGTCCGCCGACTCCCTGTGGAGCGGCATCCTCGGCTCGCTGCGCGGCTCCGGCCCCCGCGCCCGCCTGGTCCTCAACCACAACAACCCGCTGATCCGGCGGATCGCGGGCCTGCCCGACCCGACACTCGCCGGCACCGCCGTCGAATCGCTGTACGGACAGGCGCTGCTGATGTCCCAGCGGCCGCTGCGCCCGGCCGATTCCACCCTGCTCAACCGGGCCTTCCTCGGGCTCCTGGAATGGGCGACCCACTCCGTCAACACCCCGGCCACCCCGGACGGCCCGGCCACGGAGTCCCGTACCGAGTCCCAGGAGGACGAGAAGTGA
- a CDS encoding tetratricopeptide repeat protein translates to MSTMTAEEIRRALHENRGLPKGAARNAQAEALTAAAEVCGDSEVFRLTLVNQIDAYEYSAERSRMVVPFARLLQEYDRDPAAFDASQAHSLFWRFKWVSGQIISSPDVPVSSVTGYLEDMEKRYRIAGYSERAVRQSEYFLADAIGDDERAERAMARWRAADRDTMSDCHACETNSQGVFWATKGEHAKAIEVWEPVLKGEQTCMEEPHRVLARSLGPLLHLGRTDEARSHHLRGYRMARGKESLLRTIGQHIEFCALSGNEARGVEILAEHGAHLRPLVDLKTQMDFYGGVVVLLRRLVELGYGGDPTVPYEGSARTVGELHGVLREEALAIARRFDVRNGTTRVSDRLLERIEQAPLIDVLPLGVRSTALAQPATAPAPVTAPAPVAATGLTELVERARTARDCGHPGADPLWAEVAVRISARPEPEVDPLLRAEVADHQALTAARAGAPDAAQLLAAVRDGYRALGQAERAALAELRLASAAAQAGAEPGEVRELLAAGLRAAEALDAAEPLRERRIAIAELSALRLEPYLRSAEAAHEHGHEHEHSSGGHSGGHDHAGGHDHGHAELMAELASFVSSYGPALPDLAAEAEEMLGRLTLSQGDTEQALTLLAASAARAVEAGRPWHAVDPLVLRAGVLLSLGRPEEAEEAARAGLEHAAEVTDPEEQGIVRLTLADVLRRRPDTVTEAAEHALTAAHWFDQAGLSADGGAQARLMLAQAYARDGRTADAAEVLQSALPDLLEHGEEQAVSAREFLGNLLRDLRESRAASEQFLLAAEAVKDWDDPRPQAGFAQSAADCLSDAGLAEEAVAAYRRALELRRLTGDAVVSEVRILRSLAWLGMREEVTEATVAAARGLMNEAAGVLEAAGAAGGSGDPDLLAELAQTWHQLAQVLDRLVSSQEPDEAREAEASPAQGALSPAAVEALRLEEIQLWELAAELYARLGLEYLQDRFQCLSNAAWTDQELGRPAVGAARISALAEEIEGLPEGMAPDWLLPQARRIIASLTA, encoded by the coding sequence GTGAGCACCATGACCGCCGAGGAGATCCGGCGCGCCCTGCACGAGAACCGCGGCCTGCCCAAGGGCGCCGCGCGCAACGCACAGGCCGAGGCGCTGACCGCCGCCGCCGAGGTCTGCGGTGACTCCGAGGTCTTCCGCCTCACGCTGGTCAACCAGATCGACGCCTACGAGTACAGCGCCGAGCGGAGCCGCATGGTGGTCCCGTTCGCCCGCCTGCTCCAGGAGTACGACCGCGACCCGGCGGCATTCGACGCGAGCCAGGCCCACTCCCTCTTCTGGCGCTTCAAGTGGGTCTCGGGCCAGATCATCAGCTCCCCCGACGTACCCGTCTCCTCCGTCACCGGGTACCTCGAGGACATGGAGAAGCGCTACCGGATCGCCGGGTACAGCGAGCGGGCGGTGCGCCAGTCCGAGTACTTCCTCGCCGACGCCATCGGCGACGACGAGCGCGCCGAGCGGGCCATGGCCCGCTGGCGCGCGGCCGACCGCGACACGATGAGCGACTGCCACGCCTGCGAGACCAACTCCCAGGGCGTGTTCTGGGCGACCAAGGGCGAGCACGCCAAGGCGATCGAGGTCTGGGAGCCCGTGCTGAAGGGCGAGCAGACCTGCATGGAGGAGCCCCACCGGGTCCTCGCCCGCTCGCTTGGCCCCCTGCTGCACCTCGGCCGCACCGACGAGGCCCGCTCCCACCACCTGCGCGGTTACCGGATGGCGCGGGGCAAGGAGAGCCTGCTGCGCACGATCGGCCAGCACATCGAGTTCTGCGCCCTCAGCGGCAACGAGGCGCGCGGTGTGGAGATCCTCGCCGAACACGGTGCGCACCTGCGGCCCCTCGTGGACCTCAAGACGCAGATGGACTTCTACGGCGGGGTCGTCGTCCTGCTGCGGCGGCTGGTCGAACTCGGATACGGCGGCGACCCGACGGTGCCCTACGAGGGCTCCGCGCGCACCGTCGGGGAACTGCACGGCGTCCTGCGCGAAGAGGCCCTCGCCATCGCCCGGCGGTTCGACGTGCGCAACGGCACCACCCGCGTCTCGGACCGGCTCCTGGAGCGGATCGAGCAGGCCCCGCTGATCGACGTGCTGCCCCTGGGCGTACGCAGTACCGCGCTGGCGCAGCCGGCCACGGCCCCGGCGCCGGTCACGGCGCCCGCGCCCGTGGCCGCCACCGGACTCACGGAACTCGTCGAGCGGGCCCGGACCGCACGGGACTGCGGCCACCCGGGTGCGGACCCGCTGTGGGCGGAGGTGGCCGTACGGATCTCCGCGCGCCCGGAGCCGGAGGTGGACCCGCTGCTGCGCGCCGAGGTGGCCGACCACCAGGCGCTGACGGCCGCGCGGGCCGGGGCGCCGGACGCGGCGCAGCTGCTGGCCGCCGTCCGCGACGGCTACCGCGCGCTGGGGCAGGCCGAGCGCGCCGCCCTGGCCGAGCTGCGGCTGGCGAGCGCTGCCGCACAGGCCGGGGCCGAGCCGGGGGAGGTCCGCGAGCTGCTGGCGGCGGGCCTGCGCGCCGCCGAGGCGCTGGACGCGGCGGAGCCGCTGCGGGAGCGCCGGATCGCCATCGCGGAGCTGTCCGCGCTGCGCCTGGAGCCGTACCTGCGCTCGGCCGAGGCCGCGCACGAGCACGGCCACGAGCACGAGCACTCGAGCGGGGGCCACTCGGGGGGCCACGACCACGCGGGCGGCCACGACCACGGCCACGCGGAACTGATGGCCGAACTCGCCTCCTTCGTCTCCTCCTACGGGCCGGCCCTCCCGGATCTGGCCGCCGAGGCCGAGGAGATGCTGGGCCGGCTGACGCTCTCCCAGGGCGACACGGAGCAGGCCCTGACACTGCTGGCCGCCTCCGCGGCCCGGGCGGTCGAGGCCGGCCGGCCGTGGCACGCGGTGGACCCCCTCGTACTGCGGGCCGGGGTGCTGCTGTCGCTGGGGCGGCCCGAGGAGGCCGAGGAGGCCGCGCGGGCGGGCCTGGAGCACGCCGCCGAGGTGACCGACCCCGAAGAGCAGGGCATCGTACGCCTCACCCTCGCGGACGTCCTGCGGCGTCGGCCGGACACGGTGACGGAGGCCGCCGAGCACGCCCTGACGGCGGCGCACTGGTTCGACCAGGCGGGGCTGTCCGCCGATGGCGGGGCCCAGGCCCGGCTGATGCTGGCCCAGGCCTACGCGCGGGACGGCCGGACCGCCGACGCGGCGGAGGTACTGCAGTCGGCGCTGCCGGACCTGCTGGAGCACGGCGAGGAGCAGGCGGTCTCGGCCCGGGAGTTCCTGGGGAACCTGCTGCGCGACCTGCGCGAGTCGCGGGCCGCGTCGGAGCAGTTCCTGCTGGCGGCGGAAGCGGTCAAGGACTGGGACGACCCCCGGCCGCAGGCCGGCTTCGCCCAGTCGGCCGCCGACTGCCTCTCCGACGCCGGCCTGGCCGAGGAAGCCGTCGCCGCGTACCGGCGGGCTCTGGAACTGCGTCGGCTGACCGGGGACGCGGTGGTCTCCGAGGTACGGATCCTGCGCTCGCTGGCCTGGCTGGGGATGCGCGAGGAGGTCACCGAGGCGACCGTGGCAGCCGCCCGGGGCCTGATGAACGAGGCCGCCGGGGTGCTGGAGGCGGCCGGGGCGGCCGGCGGCTCCGGGGACCCGGATCTGCTCGCCGAGCTGGCGCAGACCTGGCACCAGCTGGCACAGGTGCTGGACCGGCTGGTCAGCTCCCAGGAACCGGACGAGGCGCGCGAGGCGGAGGCGTCCCCGGCGCAGGGTGCGCTGAGTCCGGCCGCCGTCGAGGCCCTGCGGCTGGAGGAGATCCAGCTGTGGGAGCTCGCGGCCGAGCTGTACGCCAGGCTCGGGCTGGAGTACCTCCAGGACCGTTTCCAGTGCCTGAGCAACGCCGCCTGGACCGATCAGGAGCTGGGCCGACCGGCCGTGGGCGCCGCCAGGATCTCGGCACTGGCGGAGGAGATCGAGGGGCTGCCCGAGGGAATGGCCCCGGACTGGTTGCTCCCGCAGGCGCGGCGGATCATCGCGAGCCTGACGGCCTGA